GTTGTTAAAATAAATAAAAAAGTAGATCGTAAATTTATCGAAGATGATTTTCAAAGCCATGATTATGCTAAAAAAATCTCGACTAAAAATGGTCTAGAAGGATTTAAATATTCCGAAAACTCAAGAGGTGGTAAAATATATTACTGGCATTTATTTAAAAACGCAAAAGTATATATTTGCTCATTTTTAATTAATCCTGAAAATAATGCAACGATTAATGAAATTGAAATTGAAAAAGTTGGTAAAATAATAAACTCTATAAAAACAGATTTGGAATGATTTGACAAATCCAAAAAAATAGGAATTATTAGTCTCAAACTCACTATAACGTCAGAACATTTACTATACTTATATATTAAAAGCAAAAAAAAATAAATAGAGCCAAAATGACTAAACAAATCTTAATAACGTTATTCATAATTACTTTTAATTTTTCATATTCTCAAAAGTTATTAGTCTCTTGGAGCCAACAAAATATTGAAAATTATACCAGAGAAATGTATGATGAAGTACAAAAACTTACATCAGCCGAACTTTTAGCTAAAAACTTGGATGATAAAAGTTGGAGTGCAGTTTTTTTGACTTTAAATGCTTCACTAAATAATTATGTAAAAGATAAAGATTATTTAAAATCTTTGGCCAATCAGTTAACGAACAAAACCGAAACAAAACTTGAAGGTACAAGCCGTTTAATTATTTGGGATAGAATCATAAGTAAAGATATAGTTTTTGAAGGTAAAGGGCTAGTTATGGATAACGATTTATTCACTGTTTCGGGAAGAGCCAATCAAATTCTGCAAAGTTTAACGAAAAAGAATTTTGGATATGTAACTGTAAATTCAACTGAAAAAGAACTAAAAAATCTTAAAAAAAATTGGTTAAACTATTTATCAAATAAGAATGTTGAAGAATTCAAACCTTTAGAATATAAAAATTCTAAAATTCCAGAAATTAGTAGTTTAAATGCAGTTAATGCTCTAATAATATCATTACAAGCTAATCCTGCAAAGGAAGCAATAACTAAAAAGTGCCTAAAAAATGTTTACAAATTAGATGAAATGCCAAAGGAAAAAGGCTCTTCTGCAAGTCATTGCAATCCTGACACTTATACATACACATATTTAGCAATGTTGTTCGGTGACGAAAAAACAGATGAATCTAAAAATGGTAGCTGGTGGTCGAATTTTTGGAATGAAAATCACAAAAAATTAGTTTGGAATTCAGAAAAAGGGATATATCAAATTAAATAATAATAGCTAGTATCAACAACTACAACAGATTTACTCAATTGCTTCAATGAAAAGCTATTTTT
This portion of the Flavobacterium gelatinilyticum genome encodes:
- a CDS encoding DUF3805 domain-containing protein → MSCISQSKSQKFTSEFDYSIILPENWTEYEDEENVDAFFDTTKWTGNFRISVVKINKKVDRKFIEDDFQSHDYAKKISTKNGLEGFKYSENSRGGKIYYWHLFKNAKVYICSFLINPENNATINEIEIEKVGKIINSIKTDLE